The Pongo pygmaeus isolate AG05252 chromosome 7, NHGRI_mPonPyg2-v2.0_pri, whole genome shotgun sequence DNA segment TGTATTTCCAAGTTCTAGAGTCAAACCAGAGGATGCCTTCTTGGTCAGAAATTACTGCTCATAACTGATTTTGAGGTCGGCTCAATTGATAACCTGTCTGCAAGTCATGCGCATCACACTGTAGTTTTCAAACACGTCACACAGAGACCCTGTTCGTATGCACATTTGGGTGCTTGAACAGGGTTGCACCCAAGATTCTGTGGTTCTACGGAGCCCTGAGTTGTGCCCTGGACAACTTTCCTCAGGGGTTGGTCAACTTTGATCACTGCACCTAACGAGAAAGGGACCATGAAATCTaatcagcaaaaaaagaaaaggaaggagccgtttcccacaatcatttccactgGAACACCACGTCGGATAAATAAGTCGGATTGCAGGACAGGGATTTTGCTTCAGAGATGCACCTTGCGCAGCTGGACGAATGACCCGGAATCTCCCCAAACGCcatttgtaaacacaccaaatgagatttatttcagggctttctgattttattttagttgaatacacacattcCTGTGTTTGATTTCCTTTATTATCAATACGACTTACTTCCAAATGACTTACATGCCAGtgggaaaattttctccaattcatTGGAATTGGACACCGTGAAACAGGCAAGTCGGTCTGTCTGTTTCCAGCGTTATGTGGGTTCCCCCAAGGGCACAAGCCCTAGGGCGCCTGAGGTCCATTAAAAAACCAATGTAAAAACGGCGAGCCAGGGTAAGAAAGAAGAGTACGCTTCCTATCTTCCAAATGCATTCCGGTTTCCACGATTCAAGGTGGCGAGAATGATCCACAGATGTCCCACATTAGcaaaatttcaccttctcatgCCGACCAACAACTGACTAATGAAACACACCCCAAGAGAAAATAGTAAACCCAGTCCCCTGCAATAAACTCACACGCATACCTACACGTCAATATGTCATATTCAGAAATGCACACTGACTGTCATCTACcatgaacacaaacacacagacagtccCTACAGAGGTCCAGGAGACTCATGACTCGAAAACTTGATGTTTCCCATGTGTGGGCTCATCCTGAGACGCAGCCATCACTATCCAGTTGTCCCTTTGTACAGACAGAAActtgggctcctcattactttaTGTAGGCTTGACGGTGTTCGCGTTTGTGTCGGTGTGTGCGTGTTTGCACGCGCTTGtgggtgtatttgtgtgtgtgtgtgtgcacccctACATGTGGGTCGGCACTTCCACTGAGATCACTGGCACACAAGCAGAGCCCTCTTGCtgtgtttgttcttccctttggatCTCCAGGTCCTCCCTTGCAGAGAAGCGAGTGTGCCAGTGTTCATGGACTCCTGATCCATTGGGTTCCTTGAAGAGAGGTTTAGCAGGGAGCTTTGCTGTTCAGGATGATGGTTTTTCATCCCACAGTTGGATTTTGATTGATGAATCACAACGACGTTGGGAGGCAGGGTAGCTTAGACTTTTCTGATGTTGAACTCAGGCAtcgttttgttttgctcttggaggAATTTCCAGTGGTCTAAGGTGCTTCCCTGAGTGGCCGTTTCCACCAAGTGCTCATCCAACTCGGGTACCTGGAGGCCAGGGGTCTCTCTTGAGCTCTCCTTGCGTTGCTcgcctgtctgtgtcttcagcGCCAAGGGCTCTTGGTTCCCTGCCTCTTGACACACTCTCACGGTGTCTTTCCAATTCACTCTGCTGGATGTAAAAGAGGATATAGGCCTGTTGACTCAGGACAGAAGTGATACCAGAGGCAGTGACCTCGGCATCATCCATTTTATACCACTGGCCTTCTTGAGCTTTGACATAAGAGAAGTAATGTCCGTTGTGACAACTCCACCCGGCGGGGACCAGCACAGCATAGAGGACATAGACAAGAGGTCCTGTGTTCTGCTGAGACATGTATGGCTGCATGTCAACGCACTCAGGATATTGCACATTCTTGGCAAGTTTGTTGCCTGTGAcatgggagaatctcttcaatacaAGGATGAGGACCTTGGCAGAAGTGTGTAAAGTTAACGTCTTGGAGGCAGGCGCCTTCTGGAGACAAAGACCACAATGATAGGCATTCTCTCCATTGAGTTCTTCGGGCTTCACCAACTGTTCCAAAGCTTGCTTCACACTCTgagctgcctggatatccagggcgatgtccaggtaagggtcaaaggtgtctgaaatgccctggcaGTGGAGACACTTGATTTGAGATCTCCAGTACCCTCCAAATATTTGGTGCATGAGGGTGGTGTCCTTAGAGTGATGATCTACCTGCTTGTGCCCGGGAAGGCATGCCTTTTTCATGGCATCCACAGTGAACATCAGAAATTCATGGGCGTCTTCCTGCTTGCCTCTATGGAAGCCAGCAGCCAATGCCCGTGAGGGCTGGATGACATGGCCAGGATGGTGGAGGGCccgtgtgatgtgagctttcataGTACACAGCATGCAGCACTTGTGATGATGACAAGTTTGAGAGTGCTCCCGGGACAGCATGTAGTTCGCAAGGGGTAGTGTGTATGTCAGGCCCTGCAGGGAAGCATTCACATAGCAGGTATTTCCCATATTctggagcccagcccccaccgcagctggtctcctgctactcagaggaagcttctccctgggagcaagctgtcttgccacaggagccaaatcatcacagaggtcgacacgggtctcagatgacagtggtgacttctcagggaGAGATGTCCGCTGGATTTCAGCAAAAGCTGCATCTGGCCGAGAAAATGTGAGTTTTGAAAAGTGGTTGAACTGCCACTCACCTCCCAAGTAGAGTGAGTCGTCCTCCATGTCGCCTGGAACAAGGATCACAAGGTTTTTCTTCTGGGACCGCAGGTTGCAGAAAGACGCTATCCCTTCTGAGAGAGTCTTCAAATAACGAGCTGTCTGGCCGCATCAGCCCTTATATAACTCACCCCGACCAACCGCGAGCACACCACCCACCCATCAGGTGCGTGATAAACCAATCAAATATCAGCACTGAATTAAGGAAGGAGTCACACGGTGTGTCCCCTAGCATTCCTCAGAATTCAACAGACACAGCCCACATCATGATTTCTAGAACACCTGAATCAATTATGGATATGGTTATCCATGAACTTTGTGTTTTCCTTATGCTGCTTTCAATTGCCTTGAGGAACATGTTTCATTTGACTCTGAGTCCAAACAACTCATTTGTCCCTACATCTGTACATTGTCCTTCACTTAGGGGAATCTCTAATTTCTAATgcgtttgttttatttttatgatcaaTATTATAGTAATTAACATTGTCATTATCTTCATTGTTgatattcagttatttttattagtGGAGTTTatatgaattattattttgtggCTGCTCACACCAAGATGAAGATAATTTATTAGTTCAGGAAGAATCTGCATTCTGAAGGCAAATAGAAGTTCCAACTACAGACGGGCAGACAGATGCCCTCTCAATTCCTGATGGACCTCCTAATGCCTCCTGGACCTAAAGGGCCTCCTGCAATGTTCCAAGACGCCACCAAGGCAGGGATCTGTTCATGCATTCCTGAAACCCATGATGAAGTGAGGCTCTGGAAAAATGCATGACTTTCCACATAATCCCAAAAAACCTTACAGGTGAACTGGATGCCACAGAAAGGTGAGTGGTCTTTGATACAATAAAATCACCAAAATTATTTCGAAGTCAAATAGGAAGCTCAGGAATCATTTTTGCTGCCATTAAGTGGAAGAACAGGAGCCTGTGAATGGCATCCTTGTCCTACCTGAGACCCCACAGATATTTCTATGTGGCTTCAGACACCAGAAATCTCTGTGATTTTCAGAAAGGCAGGGACAGCTCATGCCAGCCC contains these protein-coding regions:
- the LOC129042940 gene encoding ubiquitin carboxyl-terminal hydrolase 17-like protein 6 → MEDDSLYLGGEWQFNHFSKLTFSRPDAAFAEIQRTSLPEKSPLSSETRVDLCDDLAPVARQLAPREKLPLSSRRPAAVGAGLQNMGNTCYVNASLQGLTYTLPLANYMLSREHSQTCHHHKCCMLCTMKAHITRALHHPGHVIQPSRALAAGFHRGKQEDAHEFLMFTVDAMKKACLPGHKQVDHHSKDTTLMHQIFGGYWRSQIKCLHCQGISDTFDPYLDIALDIQAAQSVKQALEQLVKPEELNGENAYHCGLCLQKAPASKTLTLHTSAKVLILVLKRFSHVTGNKLAKNVQYPECVDMQPYMSQQNTGPLVYVLYAVLVPAGWSCHNGHYFSYVKAQEGQWYKMDDAEVTASGITSVLSQQAYILFYIQQSELERHRESVSRGREPRALGAEDTDRRATQGELKRDPWPPAKLPAKPLFKEPNGSGVHEHWHTRFSAREDLEIQREEQTQQEGSACVPVISVEVPTHMEEAPPWLWSNSGDVHQEENFLSAALTAEKGDSLQSIPDILLKQQ